Proteins from one Hydrogenivirga caldilitoris genomic window:
- a CDS encoding sodium:solute symporter family protein, producing the protein MENLVGYIIVFGIVILFMAIAIYNRATEAAEFYVAGRRIPAFWNGMAVAADWMSAASFISMAGALYALGYDGLAYIMGWTGGYVLLALLIAPYLRKFGKYTVPDFIAERYESNFARLVALITAIIISFTYMVGQVAGVGIIMGRLFGVPFELGIAIGMIIIIATTVLGGMKSITWTQVAQYIVLITAYLLPVSILATQWFGVPLPQFLYGQVLQNIVELETQYGISPHYVEPYVKFNMAQFLALTFVLMAGTAALPHVLMRFFTTPSVRDARISAGWALFFIAILYLTAPAYAAFSRFVVLKDVVGKPIDQLPAWAQKWAETGLFKVLDKNGDGIIQWVELNIHRDIVVLATPEIAGLAAVVGFFVMAGGLAAALSTADGLLLVIAAAVSNDLYNKMINPEAPEKRVVLIGKVAVAVAGVIGGFVAAQKIAFIVQIVAWAFSLATASFFPALVLGVFWKRLNRQGAISGLIVGLLVTILYIYLNKTQGFSIWGIQHTASGLFGLIANLIVTVVVTMVTPPPSERIQKLVEDLRYPKKIHEV; encoded by the coding sequence ATGGAAAACTTAGTGGGTTACATAATAGTCTTCGGTATAGTTATCCTTTTCATGGCGATAGCCATATACAACAGAGCCACCGAGGCTGCCGAGTTCTACGTCGCCGGTAGAAGGATACCAGCCTTTTGGAACGGTATGGCGGTTGCTGCGGACTGGATGAGTGCAGCCTCTTTCATATCCATGGCGGGAGCCTTATACGCTCTCGGTTACGATGGGCTCGCGTACATAATGGGGTGGACAGGTGGTTATGTTCTCCTCGCCTTGCTGATAGCACCGTACCTGAGGAAGTTCGGTAAGTACACAGTTCCCGACTTCATAGCCGAGAGGTACGAAAGTAACTTCGCAAGGCTTGTGGCACTGATCACCGCGATAATCATAAGTTTCACCTACATGGTTGGTCAGGTTGCCGGTGTCGGAATCATAATGGGAAGGTTGTTTGGCGTCCCCTTTGAACTTGGTATCGCAATAGGGATGATAATCATTATCGCAACCACTGTGCTGGGAGGAATGAAGTCCATAACCTGGACTCAGGTTGCCCAGTACATAGTCCTTATAACCGCATACCTGCTTCCCGTTTCCATCCTCGCTACCCAGTGGTTCGGAGTTCCTCTGCCTCAGTTCCTTTACGGGCAGGTTCTTCAGAACATCGTTGAGCTTGAGACCCAGTACGGAATATCCCCCCACTACGTTGAACCCTATGTTAAGTTCAACATGGCTCAGTTTCTTGCCCTTACCTTCGTCCTCATGGCCGGAACGGCAGCCCTACCCCACGTTCTCATGAGGTTCTTCACGACACCCTCCGTCAGGGACGCCAGGATAAGCGCAGGATGGGCTCTCTTCTTCATAGCCATACTTTATCTTACAGCCCCGGCATACGCAGCCTTTTCAAGGTTCGTTGTTCTCAAGGACGTTGTAGGGAAGCCCATTGATCAGCTTCCTGCCTGGGCTCAGAAGTGGGCTGAAACCGGTCTATTTAAAGTTCTGGACAAAAACGGAGACGGCATAATCCAGTGGGTGGAGTTGAACATACACAGGGACATAGTGGTTCTTGCAACCCCTGAGATAGCCGGGCTTGCAGCCGTTGTGGGTTTCTTCGTTATGGCTGGCGGTCTTGCAGCGGCTCTTTCAACCGCAGACGGACTCCTGCTCGTTATAGCTGCGGCTGTTTCTAACGACCTGTACAACAAGATGATAAACCCTGAGGCTCCGGAGAAGAGAGTGGTTCTGATAGGTAAGGTAGCTGTTGCTGTTGCCGGCGTTATAGGTGGATTCGTGGCTGCCCAGAAGATAGCCTTCATAGTTCAAATAGTTGCTTGGGCGTTCTCCCTTGCAACAGCCTCCTTCTTCCCGGCGCTCGTTCTGGGTGTGTTCTGGAAGAGGCTCAATAGACAGGGGGCTATATCTGGTCTCATAGTTGGACTCCTTGTAACCATCCTGTACATATATCTCAACAAGACTCAAGGCTTCTCAATATGGGGCATACAGCACACCGCCTCCGGACTGTTCGGACTTATCGCTAACCTTATAGTCACGGTTGTAGTTACCATGGTCACACCTCCACCTTCCGAGAGGATACAGAAACTCGTTGAAGACTTGAGGTATCCTAAGAAGATTCACGAGGTATGA
- a CDS encoding DUF4212 domain-containing protein, whose product MDKERLEAYHRENVRLITILLVIWFVVSYVGAILAKPLSKTILFGFPAHYWVSAQLSVITFVVLIFVYAFLMNKLDQKYGVEE is encoded by the coding sequence ATGGACAAGGAAAGACTTGAGGCATACCACCGGGAGAATGTGCGACTTATCACCATTCTCTTGGTAATATGGTTCGTTGTTTCCTACGTGGGGGCTATACTTGCAAAGCCCTTGAGCAAAACCATACTGTTTGGTTTCCCAGCTCATTATTGGGTGAGTGCCCAGCTGTCGGTTATAACCTTCGTGGTTCTTATCTTCGTTTATGCCTTCTTGATGAACAAGCTTGACCAAAAGTACGGAGTGGAGGAGTGA
- the acs gene encoding acetate--CoA ligase, translated as MAEQEKAEVLLKVKEKYEPPKEIVERAWIKDYESLYQESVKDREGFWAKVAEELHWFKKWDKVLEWNYPYAKWFVGGKTNITYNCLDVHVQNGKRNKVAYIYLDEDNNEKKITYGELLELVNRIANGLKSLGVQKGDRVSIYMPNTIEAVAVMLACARIGAIHSVVFAGFSEGALRTRIEDAKAKVVFTASYTKRRGKRIDLLPTVEKAIDGLDFVEKVVVWDRGGDVLSEEKGELFVNFDELIKNSSPDCEPEVMDAEDPLFILYTSGTTGKPKGVLHTTGGYMVQTYYTSKTVFDLHEDDIFWCTADIGWITGHSYIVYGILANGVTSLIVEGAPDYPNPGRWWSYVEKYRVNVFYTAPTAIRMFMRYGEEWPAKYDMSSLRILGSVGEPINPEAWHWYYENIGKGKCVIVDTWWQTETGAHMITTVPSYPAKPGKAGKPFFTLEVDIVDKDGKRLPPDTVGFLVIKTPWPSMLRTCWGEPERYEKYWNTIPGVYFAGDLASYDEEGYIMILGRADDVINVAGHRIGTMEVESALVDHPAVAEAAVIGKPHEVKGESIKAFVILKKGIEPSDKLVEELKLHVRNELGAIAVPDEIEFVEKLPKTRSGKIMRRVLKAQELGLDVGDVSTLED; from the coding sequence ATGGCTGAGCAGGAGAAAGCTGAAGTCCTTTTAAAGGTAAAGGAGAAATATGAACCTCCAAAGGAAATAGTAGAAAGGGCTTGGATTAAAGATTATGAATCTCTCTATCAGGAGTCTGTAAAGGATAGAGAGGGTTTCTGGGCAAAGGTCGCTGAAGAGCTTCACTGGTTCAAAAAATGGGATAAGGTCCTGGAATGGAACTATCCCTACGCAAAGTGGTTTGTCGGAGGAAAAACCAACATAACCTACAACTGCCTTGATGTACATGTTCAGAACGGAAAGCGTAATAAGGTTGCTTACATATACCTTGACGAGGACAACAACGAGAAGAAGATAACTTACGGTGAGCTCCTGGAACTCGTAAACAGAATAGCTAACGGACTCAAGTCCCTAGGTGTTCAGAAGGGGGACAGGGTTTCCATATACATGCCCAACACCATTGAGGCTGTGGCTGTGATGCTTGCCTGCGCCAGGATAGGTGCCATACATAGCGTCGTGTTTGCCGGTTTCTCGGAAGGGGCTCTAAGGACAAGGATAGAAGACGCAAAGGCGAAGGTTGTTTTTACAGCAAGCTATACCAAAAGGAGAGGTAAGAGGATAGACCTCCTTCCCACCGTTGAGAAGGCTATAGACGGCCTTGATTTTGTAGAGAAGGTAGTTGTGTGGGACAGAGGCGGAGATGTTCTATCCGAGGAAAAAGGTGAACTCTTTGTTAACTTTGATGAGCTTATAAAGAATTCCTCTCCCGATTGTGAGCCTGAGGTTATGGATGCCGAGGACCCTCTCTTCATCCTCTACACCTCGGGAACCACCGGAAAGCCTAAGGGAGTCCTTCACACCACCGGAGGTTATATGGTTCAGACTTATTACACCTCCAAGACGGTCTTTGACCTCCACGAAGACGATATATTCTGGTGTACAGCCGATATAGGATGGATCACAGGTCACTCCTACATAGTTTACGGAATACTCGCCAACGGTGTTACCTCCCTGATAGTTGAGGGGGCGCCGGACTATCCCAATCCGGGAAGGTGGTGGAGCTACGTAGAGAAGTACAGGGTAAACGTCTTCTATACAGCTCCGACCGCCATAAGGATGTTCATGAGATACGGAGAGGAGTGGCCCGCCAAGTACGACATGTCTTCTCTCAGGATACTCGGCTCTGTGGGAGAACCTATAAATCCCGAAGCCTGGCACTGGTATTACGAGAACATAGGGAAAGGTAAGTGTGTGATAGTTGATACCTGGTGGCAGACCGAGACGGGAGCTCATATGATAACCACGGTTCCCTCCTATCCTGCCAAGCCCGGTAAAGCGGGCAAGCCCTTTTTCACCTTAGAGGTGGATATAGTTGACAAGGATGGGAAGAGGTTACCGCCAGACACGGTAGGCTTTCTTGTTATAAAAACGCCCTGGCCCTCCATGCTCAGAACCTGCTGGGGTGAGCCAGAGAGGTATGAGAAGTACTGGAACACGATACCCGGTGTTTACTTTGCAGGGGACCTTGCCTCCTATGACGAGGAAGGCTACATAATGATCCTCGGAAGGGCTGATGACGTCATAAACGTTGCAGGACACAGGATAGGGACTATGGAGGTGGAGAGCGCCCTCGTTGACCATCCTGCGGTGGCTGAGGCTGCGGTAATAGGAAAGCCCCATGAGGTGAAGGGAGAGTCCATAAAAGCCTTTGTAATACTGAAAAAGGGTATAGAACCCTCCGATAAACTGGTTGAGGAGCTCAAACTCCACGTTAGAAACGAGCTCGGAGCCATAGCGGTCCCAGACGAGATAGAGTTCGTGGAAAAGCTCCCCAAAACCAGAAGCGGAAAGATAATGAGAAGGGTCCTCAAAGCCCAGGAACTCGGTCTTGATGTAGGAGACGTATCCACCTTAGAGGATTAA
- a CDS encoding ABC transporter ATP-binding protein, translated as MLEKRVLDVKGLTAGYGDIEVLKGINLYVEEGETVAIFGSNGSGKSTFLRVIAGLLRPWGGTIDLFGERINDLPPSDRVRRGLALAGEGRNLFLGMSVEENLVLGGWTKRPRVKENLERVYSYFPELKEKRKTLAGDLSGGQQQMLSIGRALMSQPKLLMIDELSLGLAPAIVDRLAQILLDIKEKEGLSILLVEQEVSLALEISRRAYVFDLGEVVDEGASKELMERDSIKRTYLSIV; from the coding sequence ATGCTGGAGAAAAGGGTACTTGATGTGAAGGGACTCACCGCCGGTTACGGTGACATAGAGGTGCTCAAGGGAATAAACCTCTACGTGGAAGAAGGGGAGACTGTTGCTATCTTTGGTTCAAACGGCTCTGGGAAGAGTACCTTCTTGAGAGTCATTGCGGGTCTGTTAAGACCCTGGGGAGGCACGATAGACCTATTTGGGGAGCGCATAAACGACCTTCCCCCTTCTGATAGGGTTAGGAGGGGACTGGCTCTGGCTGGTGAGGGCAGAAACCTCTTCCTTGGAATGAGCGTGGAGGAAAACCTTGTACTTGGTGGGTGGACTAAACGCCCACGTGTCAAAGAGAACCTTGAAAGGGTTTACTCCTACTTCCCAGAGCTTAAGGAGAAGAGAAAAACCCTTGCAGGAGACCTCTCGGGAGGTCAGCAACAGATGCTCTCAATAGGTAGGGCTCTTATGTCTCAGCCAAAACTCCTCATGATTGATGAGCTCTCTTTAGGTCTCGCTCCGGCGATTGTTGACAGGCTCGCCCAAATACTGCTGGATATAAAAGAGAAAGAAGGACTCTCTATACTTCTCGTGGAGCAGGAGGTATCTTTGGCTCTTGAGATTTCCAGAAGAGCCTACGTTTTTGACCTTGGTGAGGTGGTTGATGAGGGAGCTTCTAAGGAGCTGATGGAAAGGGACTCTATAAAGAGAACTTACCTGAGTATAGTTTAA
- a CDS encoding ABC transporter ATP-binding protein, protein MKLLEVRDVHKSFGGNHVLKGVSFSVGEGEVLGIVGPNGSGKTTLLNVISGILRQDRGSLIFEGRDIGFLRPSARAKLGIGRTFQVTRLFSNLTVLENVLVPLHYGSPLPAGRRVAEELIELVGLSHKIREKAASLSLAQRKRLELARALALKPKLLLLDEVFAGLNPVSIREIVELLARLSSDKGITLILVEHVLKALFQLTGRVLVLSEGKLIFDGSPEGMVKNPEVIKAYLGERYAGEKGT, encoded by the coding sequence ATGAAATTGCTGGAGGTCAGGGACGTTCACAAGAGCTTCGGAGGCAACCACGTTCTCAAAGGTGTGAGCTTTTCTGTAGGCGAAGGAGAGGTCTTAGGGATAGTGGGACCCAACGGGTCCGGTAAAACAACCCTGCTGAATGTAATATCGGGCATACTCAGGCAGGATAGAGGTAGCCTTATCTTTGAGGGTAGGGACATAGGGTTTTTGAGACCGAGCGCAAGGGCAAAGTTAGGCATAGGGAGAACCTTTCAGGTCACCAGGCTCTTTTCAAACCTCACAGTTTTGGAAAATGTTCTTGTCCCATTACATTACGGCTCCCCCCTTCCTGCTGGTAGAAGGGTGGCGGAGGAGCTTATAGAGCTGGTAGGCTTAAGTCATAAGATTAGAGAAAAGGCAGCCTCCCTGTCCCTTGCTCAGAGAAAGAGATTAGAGCTAGCGAGAGCTCTAGCTTTAAAGCCTAAACTCCTGCTCCTTGATGAGGTCTTCGCTGGACTGAACCCCGTATCTATCAGAGAGATTGTGGAGCTCCTTGCAAGACTTAGCTCTGATAAAGGTATTACCCTTATACTTGTGGAGCACGTCCTAAAGGCTCTCTTTCAGCTTACGGGTAGAGTTCTGGTTCTCAGCGAAGGGAAGCTTATATTTGATGGTTCTCCGGAAGGTATGGTCAAGAACCCTGAGGTTATAAAGGCTTACTTGGGAGAGAGGTATGCTGGAGAAAAGGGTACTTGA
- a CDS encoding branched-chain amino acid ABC transporter permease, with translation MERSEKLLLSFFALLLLLPFPLSLLENSLPSGYILRILSSALLLTSLVFAQNILLGYTGYPAFGGITFFGVGSYTAGILSKEFGAPILPSLLGSGIVAALMGFALAPVFMRLKSHYFAIATLALQLAMAEVVANLEFTGGSYGINLPIYRGFLEGYIFYLLFFAVAFFAFLLNLYVDRSVFGYALKAIREDEIAAESLGVNTLLFKSVSFTLMSFVTGLAGGVYAHWITYIDPPSVFDPVISVKTFVALLLGGLGTTVGPFLGAFFLELLSELVWSRFLELHGIVLGALIMLSVLLLPRGLTGVRK, from the coding sequence ATGGAGAGGTCTGAGAAGCTTTTGCTGAGCTTTTTTGCATTGCTGTTACTTCTTCCCTTTCCATTGAGTTTATTGGAAAATTCTCTTCCGTCAGGTTATATCCTTAGAATCTTAAGCTCTGCTCTGTTGCTCACCTCGCTGGTTTTTGCCCAGAATATCCTCTTAGGCTACACAGGTTATCCGGCTTTTGGGGGGATAACCTTCTTTGGTGTTGGTAGTTACACTGCAGGTATCCTCTCAAAGGAGTTCGGTGCTCCCATCCTACCTTCTCTTCTTGGGAGTGGTATTGTGGCTGCCTTGATGGGTTTTGCCCTGGCTCCTGTGTTTATGAGGCTGAAGAGCCATTACTTTGCCATAGCTACCCTTGCCCTCCAGCTGGCTATGGCGGAGGTGGTTGCAAATCTTGAGTTCACAGGAGGCTCTTACGGGATAAACCTGCCTATATACAGAGGCTTTCTTGAGGGATACATCTTCTACCTTCTGTTTTTTGCGGTTGCCTTTTTTGCCTTTCTGCTGAACCTTTACGTGGACAGGTCAGTCTTCGGTTACGCCCTTAAGGCTATAAGGGAAGATGAGATTGCCGCCGAGAGTCTGGGTGTCAATACCCTCCTGTTCAAGAGTGTGTCCTTCACCCTGATGTCTTTTGTTACCGGGCTTGCAGGTGGGGTTTATGCCCACTGGATTACTTACATAGACCCGCCTTCGGTCTTTGACCCTGTTATATCGGTGAAAACCTTTGTCGCCCTCCTTCTGGGAGGTTTGGGCACAACGGTGGGACCTTTCCTTGGAGCTTTCTTCCTTGAGCTCCTTTCCGAGCTTGTATGGAGCAGGTTCCTTGAGCTCCACGGCATCGTGCTTGGCGCTCTGATAATGCTCTCTGTCTTATTGTTACCAAGAGGTCTTACAGGGGTAAGGAAATGA
- a CDS encoding branched-chain amino acid ABC transporter permease — protein sequence MGILPQLIVESILLGSFYAFMSLGFSLTWGVLNILNLAYGSYIVIGSYLAYVLHLWLGLDPLLSLPVSFGVGLLFGVAIQRFLFQRLMGFEPFMVLILTFGLDILLSHTLNLFFRADIRSIDVPYAEGSWFIGNLILSEVKLMVFFLALTLTLFLYLFLKFSWTGRAIRAVALDREGAQLVGIEPVKVFLVASGIGTGIAFSSGNLYGLLQGFTPFDGGFLTVKAFLVSIIGGLGRVESALVGGIFLGFIEVFVSFYAGESWKLFASLLVMIVVLLFKPRGFFGGKYYGEV from the coding sequence ATGGGGATACTCCCTCAGCTGATTGTTGAGTCCATACTCTTGGGCTCCTTTTACGCCTTTATGTCTCTGGGTTTTTCCCTAACCTGGGGAGTTCTCAACATACTTAACCTCGCTTACGGCAGCTATATAGTCATCGGTTCTTACCTTGCCTACGTTCTCCACCTGTGGTTGGGTTTAGACCCCCTTTTATCACTCCCTGTTAGCTTTGGTGTTGGACTCCTCTTTGGAGTTGCTATCCAGAGGTTTCTCTTCCAGAGGCTGATGGGTTTTGAACCCTTCATGGTTTTGATACTCACCTTCGGTCTTGACATACTCCTTTCCCATACCCTTAACCTTTTCTTCAGGGCGGACATCCGCTCCATAGATGTGCCCTACGCTGAGGGTAGCTGGTTCATCGGAAACCTTATTCTCTCTGAGGTTAAGCTAATGGTCTTTTTCCTTGCTCTTACCCTTACCCTTTTCCTCTACCTTTTCTTGAAGTTCTCGTGGACGGGAAGGGCTATAAGGGCTGTTGCCCTGGACAGAGAAGGTGCCCAGCTCGTCGGTATAGAACCGGTAAAGGTGTTCCTTGTAGCTTCCGGTATAGGTACTGGGATAGCCTTTTCCTCGGGGAACCTTTACGGACTTCTTCAGGGATTCACGCCCTTTGACGGTGGTTTCTTGACGGTAAAGGCTTTTCTTGTAAGCATAATTGGGGGGCTCGGGAGGGTTGAGAGCGCCCTTGTAGGAGGGATTTTTCTGGGCTTTATAGAGGTTTTTGTATCCTTTTATGCAGGGGAGAGCTGGAAGCTCTTTGCCTCCCTTCTGGTCATGATTGTGGTTCTCCTTTTCAAGCCGAGAGGTTTCTTTGGTGGGAAATACTATGGAGAGGTCTGA
- a CDS encoding amino acid ABC transporter substrate-binding protein, giving the protein MRFLLFFLTIFVSLSFSQEVLKLGAAISFSGKYAKEGELLKRGYELWKDRVNSQGGVKIGDKSYRVDIIYYDDQSDPKTTAKLVEKLITEDGVSFILGPYGSSQVFAAAGVVEKYRALMVQGGGASSKIYKQGYKHVFGVFNVAPDYGKNLIDLALSLEPKPRTVAIVYEKDIFSEDAATGALEEAKRKGLKVVLFESYPKGSQDLSSLMLKVRLSNPDVVIGAGHFKDSVLVVKQLKQFKINPKFLGLTVGPPVPAFVEALGKDAEHIFGPVQWTKAFSYRDPLFGSTRGYVEAYREKYGEDPEYHAAGGTAAALVLQLALEKAGSLEVDKVRSALLSMREETFYGVIGFDETGKIVTKPMAVIQIQNGKPVTVYPFQEAKPVYPKPEWD; this is encoded by the coding sequence ATGAGGTTCTTGCTCTTCTTTTTAACAATCTTTGTTTCCCTTTCCTTTTCCCAGGAGGTTTTAAAACTTGGAGCTGCCATTTCTTTTTCGGGTAAGTATGCTAAGGAAGGTGAGCTCCTTAAAAGGGGCTACGAGCTCTGGAAAGACAGGGTAAACTCCCAGGGCGGTGTAAAGATAGGCGATAAGAGCTACAGGGTGGATATAATCTACTACGACGACCAGAGCGACCCGAAGACAACGGCGAAGCTCGTTGAGAAGCTCATAACCGAAGACGGAGTGAGTTTTATCCTTGGACCCTACGGAAGTTCCCAGGTGTTTGCCGCTGCGGGTGTAGTGGAAAAGTACAGAGCTCTTATGGTTCAAGGGGGAGGAGCCTCTTCAAAGATATACAAACAGGGATACAAACACGTCTTTGGTGTATTCAACGTAGCCCCTGACTACGGAAAAAACCTTATAGACCTTGCCCTGAGTCTGGAACCAAAACCCAGAACCGTAGCCATAGTTTACGAGAAGGATATCTTCTCTGAGGATGCTGCTACAGGCGCCCTTGAGGAAGCGAAGCGAAAGGGTTTAAAGGTGGTTCTCTTTGAAAGCTACCCGAAAGGAAGCCAGGACCTCTCCTCTCTGATGCTAAAGGTTAGGTTGAGTAACCCGGATGTGGTCATAGGGGCAGGACACTTTAAGGACTCCGTACTTGTTGTTAAACAGCTAAAGCAGTTCAAGATAAACCCGAAGTTTTTAGGGCTAACCGTAGGTCCTCCTGTGCCGGCTTTTGTGGAAGCTCTCGGTAAGGATGCGGAGCACATATTCGGACCCGTTCAGTGGACTAAAGCTTTCTCTTACAGAGACCCGCTCTTTGGAAGCACGAGGGGATACGTTGAGGCATACAGAGAGAAGTACGGTGAGGACCCCGAATACCACGCTGCCGGTGGAACTGCTGCAGCCCTTGTTCTCCAGCTTGCTCTTGAAAAGGCAGGCTCCCTTGAGGTGGATAAGGTCAGAAGTGCCCTCCTGAGCATGAGGGAAGAGACCTTTTACGGTGTCATAGGCTTTGACGAAACTGGAAAGATAGTTACCAAACCCATGGCTGTCATTCAAATACAAAATGGAAAGCCCGTTACCGTATACCCGTTCCAGGAGGCTAAGCCTGTCTATCCTAAACCTGAATGGGATTGA
- a CDS encoding 3-dehydroquinate synthase II, whose translation MKEFWVWIEPYDKKLVTTALESGATAIVVPDEKRAEEVKKLARTRVISPKGDLKLGEEVVYVKIEGKEDEEKAAKYPPNVKVIVETTDWTVIPLENLIAQREELYAVVKNAHEAEVALQTLERGVKGVVLKTQDINEIKRVGRLIEESEEKLPLVTVKVTRILPLGLGDRVCVDTTSLMVRGEGMLVGNSSGGMFLVHAETEENPYVAARPFRVNAGAVHMYVRVPGNRTKYLCELSAGDQVMVYNYKGEGRVVYVGRSKVERRPMLLIEAKYENRKLSCILQNAETIRLTKPDGTPISVAELKEGDEVLGYIEEAGRHFGMKVEESIIEK comes from the coding sequence ATGAAAGAGTTCTGGGTATGGATTGAGCCTTACGATAAGAAGCTCGTGACCACAGCCCTTGAATCCGGTGCCACGGCGATAGTGGTTCCAGACGAAAAGAGAGCTGAAGAGGTCAAGAAGCTTGCGAGGACAAGGGTTATATCCCCCAAGGGAGACCTCAAGCTGGGTGAAGAGGTGGTTTACGTGAAGATTGAGGGCAAAGAGGACGAGGAGAAAGCTGCAAAGTATCCACCCAATGTCAAAGTGATAGTGGAAACCACAGACTGGACTGTCATCCCCCTTGAGAACCTCATAGCCCAGAGGGAGGAGCTCTACGCTGTCGTTAAGAACGCCCATGAGGCTGAGGTTGCCCTCCAGACCCTTGAGAGGGGTGTGAAAGGTGTGGTTTTAAAGACTCAGGATATTAATGAGATAAAGAGGGTCGGCAGGCTGATAGAGGAGTCCGAAGAGAAACTACCGCTGGTCACGGTGAAGGTGACGAGGATACTTCCCCTCGGTCTTGGTGACAGGGTCTGTGTGGACACCACTTCCCTTATGGTTCGGGGAGAGGGTATGCTCGTGGGGAACTCCTCAGGGGGTATGTTCCTGGTTCATGCGGAGACTGAGGAGAACCCCTACGTTGCCGCAAGACCGTTCAGAGTTAACGCGGGAGCTGTTCACATGTATGTGAGGGTGCCCGGAAACAGAACCAAGTATCTGTGTGAGCTGAGTGCTGGCGACCAGGTCATGGTCTATAACTACAAGGGAGAGGGAAGGGTAGTTTACGTGGGCAGGTCTAAGGTTGAGAGGAGACCGATGCTCCTCATAGAGGCGAAGTATGAGAACAGAAAGCTGAGCTGCATACTTCAGAACGCGGAAACTATAAGGCTCACAAAGCCTGACGGGACACCGATATCCGTTGCAGAGCTTAAAGAGGGTGATGAGGTTTTGGGCTACATAGAGGAAGCCGGAAGGCATTTTGGTATGAAGGTGGAGGAGAGCATAATAGAGAAGTAG
- a CDS encoding porin: protein MKKSYLAAAAILGAAVFAGQAHAVKIDLGEGKSFNMGFRAKIHGTYMGKRDDNDKADLALSVPNSRIYAKGSISKIFKWGWQGDFAGSIKDNDGDTIGFGVFKIVDAFIMLDFAKEAKVYAGFIKLPFELHSGIQSGWSFIMPTGPNYGLANQPFTNPAADGERAAGSGSRAAQLGVWGKVADGMFKYYLYLVDARDEDSTNEAKTGYGVRVEFAPTMAGYKGHPGYVLKETYLGKQNTLTVGLAYFTEKTGGNNNKSLGIDALWEQNFGAVTPNINVGYVKHENFRGVDGRDRSGWIVQGQLLFNQDTILGKPAIGVRWAQSNKDDDAPVTFEKSSVIGVTGQLYVKGVGNRIALSIDRVKDDNQSAPNKDSWTDVTLAFWYNF from the coding sequence ATGAAAAAGAGCTACTTAGCAGCAGCAGCCATACTGGGTGCGGCAGTTTTTGCAGGTCAGGCACATGCGGTCAAGATTGACCTCGGTGAGGGCAAGTCCTTCAACATGGGCTTCAGGGCTAAGATTCATGGAACTTACATGGGCAAGAGGGATGACAACGACAAGGCTGACCTTGCACTGAGCGTTCCAAACTCCAGGATATACGCAAAGGGTTCTATATCCAAGATATTCAAGTGGGGATGGCAGGGAGATTTTGCTGGTAGCATAAAAGACAATGATGGAGATACTATTGGGTTTGGTGTTTTCAAAATAGTTGATGCCTTCATTATGCTTGACTTTGCCAAGGAAGCTAAAGTGTATGCCGGCTTCATAAAGCTTCCCTTTGAACTTCACTCCGGTATACAGTCAGGATGGTCTTTCATCATGCCTACTGGACCTAATTACGGACTTGCAAACCAGCCCTTTACAAACCCTGCGGCTGACGGAGAGAGGGCTGCTGGTTCAGGTTCGCGTGCTGCACAGCTCGGTGTATGGGGTAAGGTTGCAGACGGCATGTTCAAGTACTACCTCTACCTGGTTGACGCAAGGGACGAAGATTCTACAAACGAAGCAAAAACCGGATACGGTGTGAGGGTTGAGTTCGCTCCTACCATGGCAGGGTATAAAGGTCACCCCGGCTACGTTCTCAAGGAAACTTACCTTGGGAAGCAGAACACTCTGACGGTGGGTCTTGCCTACTTTACCGAGAAGACCGGTGGCAATAACAACAAGTCCCTCGGTATTGATGCCCTCTGGGAGCAGAACTTCGGTGCTGTCACTCCCAACATAAACGTCGGTTACGTTAAGCATGAAAACTTCCGTGGGGTTGACGGTAGAGATAGGAGCGGTTGGATAGTTCAGGGACAGCTTCTCTTCAATCAGGACACGATACTTGGAAAGCCCGCAATAGGTGTGAGATGGGCTCAGTCTAACAAGGACGATGATGCTCCCGTAACCTTTGAGAAGTCCAGCGTTATAGGTGTTACCGGTCAGCTCTATGTCAAGGGAGTCGGAAACAGGATAGCCCTCTCCATAGACAGGGTGAAGGATGACAACCAGAGTGCACCCAATAAGGACTCCTGGACCGACGTAACCCTCGCCTTCTGGTACAACTTCTAA